In the genome of Actinomadura graeca, one region contains:
- a CDS encoding MMPL family transporter, with product MTLARLARLCHRRRRLTVAAWIAGTIAVIVLGFGFAADPLNDFSGGDSGSAKAGRLLDDHFPKQSGDTVTLAVRAEGGVRAPDVRARVERAIERIRRTPHVSSVTSPYGTPGQISADGRTAFATAALDVTAEDMPVADVKALLEDVRSRGGPVRLEMGGEAVDAAETPGGGSAEGIGVLAAVVILLIAFGSLLAMGLPILTALLGIGSGLGLVALLGHVLPAPSFSPIVAALIGLGVGIDYALFIVTRYREELHAGSDPEEATVTAITTAGRAVLFAGTTVVIALMGLFVMQQKLLNGVAVAAGLAVLMTMLGAVTLLPALLGFTGHAIDRFRVPGLGRARRPLAERWARTVQRHPVVAGLAAAAVLLVLAAPALSMRLSVPDSSTQPHDTSGYASHRILAEGFGPGTAAPLVIVTQGGDASRVAAAVRAAPGVAAVQPPRVSADGAASMVMAFPKTGAQDEETPRLVHRLRDEVLPAATAGTGVTAYVGGPNAASIDFADEVGARLPWLIAVVVGLSLLLLVALVRSVTVALQAALMNLLSIAAAYGVLTAVVQWGWAGRALGFPTDMPVTTWVPLMMFPILFGLSMDYEVFLVSRIREVHRSGVETREAVAEGLARTARVITAAAAIMVMVFLSVLLGADVAVKQIGLGLGVAILIDATIVRMVLVPALMELFGEANWWLPRPLARLLPASGR from the coding sequence ATGACACTGGCCCGGCTCGCCCGGCTCTGCCACCGGAGGCGGCGCCTGACGGTGGCCGCGTGGATCGCGGGCACGATCGCGGTGATCGTCCTCGGCTTCGGCTTCGCGGCCGACCCGCTCAACGACTTCTCCGGCGGCGACTCCGGCTCGGCGAAGGCCGGCCGGCTGCTGGACGACCACTTCCCGAAGCAGAGCGGCGACACCGTCACCCTCGCCGTCCGCGCGGAGGGCGGCGTGCGGGCACCGGACGTCCGGGCGCGCGTGGAGCGGGCGATCGAGCGGATCCGCCGGACCCCGCACGTGTCGTCGGTGACCTCGCCGTACGGCACGCCCGGCCAGATCTCCGCGGACGGGCGGACGGCGTTCGCCACCGCCGCGCTCGACGTCACCGCCGAGGACATGCCCGTCGCCGACGTGAAGGCGCTCCTGGAGGACGTCCGGTCGCGCGGCGGGCCCGTCCGGCTGGAGATGGGCGGCGAGGCGGTGGACGCCGCCGAGACGCCCGGCGGGGGATCGGCCGAGGGCATCGGCGTCCTCGCCGCCGTGGTGATCCTGCTGATCGCGTTCGGGTCGCTGCTGGCGATGGGCCTGCCGATCCTGACGGCGCTGCTCGGCATCGGCTCCGGGCTCGGCCTGGTCGCCCTGCTCGGCCACGTGCTCCCCGCGCCGTCCTTCAGCCCGATCGTCGCGGCGCTCATCGGCCTCGGGGTCGGCATCGACTACGCGCTGTTCATCGTCACCCGGTACCGCGAGGAACTGCACGCCGGGAGCGATCCCGAGGAGGCGACGGTCACCGCCATCACGACCGCCGGACGCGCCGTGCTGTTCGCCGGCACCACGGTCGTGATCGCGCTGATGGGCCTGTTCGTGATGCAGCAGAAGCTGCTCAACGGCGTCGCGGTCGCCGCCGGGCTGGCCGTTCTCATGACGATGCTGGGCGCCGTGACGCTGCTGCCCGCGCTGCTCGGCTTCACCGGGCACGCCATCGACCGGTTCCGGGTGCCGGGCCTCGGCCGCGCCCGCCGGCCGCTCGCCGAGCGCTGGGCGCGGACCGTCCAGCGGCACCCGGTCGTGGCGGGGCTCGCCGCCGCCGCGGTGCTGCTGGTGCTGGCCGCCCCCGCGCTGTCGATGCGGCTGAGCGTGCCGGACTCCAGCACCCAGCCGCACGACACCAGCGGGTACGCCTCCCACCGGATCCTGGCGGAGGGCTTCGGGCCCGGCACCGCCGCGCCCCTGGTGATCGTCACGCAGGGCGGGGACGCCTCGCGCGTCGCCGCCGCGGTCCGCGCGGCCCCGGGCGTCGCGGCCGTCCAGCCTCCGCGGGTCAGCGCGGACGGCGCCGCGTCCATGGTCATGGCCTTCCCGAAGACGGGCGCGCAGGACGAGGAGACGCCGCGCCTCGTCCACAGGCTGCGGGACGAGGTCCTCCCCGCCGCCACCGCCGGGACGGGGGTCACCGCCTACGTCGGCGGCCCGAACGCGGCGTCCATCGACTTCGCCGACGAGGTGGGCGCGCGGCTGCCGTGGCTGATCGCGGTGGTCGTCGGGCTGTCGCTGCTGCTGCTGGTCGCGCTCGTCCGGTCGGTCACCGTGGCGCTGCAGGCCGCCTTGATGAACCTGCTGTCGATCGCGGCGGCGTACGGCGTGCTGACCGCCGTCGTCCAGTGGGGCTGGGCCGGGCGTGCCCTCGGGTTCCCCACGGACATGCCGGTGACCACGTGGGTGCCGCTGATGATGTTCCCGATCCTGTTCGGTCTCTCGATGGACTACGAGGTGTTCCTGGTCTCGCGCATCCGCGAGGTGCACCGGAGCGGCGTCGAGACCCGCGAGGCGGTCGCGGAGGGCCTCGCCCGCACCGCCCGCGTGATCACCGCCGCCGCCGCCATCATGGTGATGGTGTTCCTGTCGGTGCTGCTCGGCGCGGACGTCGCGGTCAAGCAGATCGGGCTCGGGCTCGGCGTGGCGATCCTGATCGACGCGACGATCGTGCGGATGGTGCTCGTCCCGGCGTTGATGGAGCTGTTCGGCGAGGCCAACTGGTGGCTTCCCCGGCCGCTGGCCAGGCTGCTCCCGGCCAGTGGACGTTGA
- a CDS encoding endonuclease V, with protein MEVRDLHPWPATPEAALAIQDRLRPLLVLDEPGPAEPRTVAGLDVSYAGDGGGTGARLAAAAVVLDATTLDVLEESVVTGTAAFPYVPGLFAFRELPALVEALRGLETTPDLLACDGYGVAHPRRFGLACHLGVLTGLPTIGVAKTGFVGAYEPPGARRGDASPLTEGGEVVGRVLRTQDGVKPVFVSVGHRAGLDDACRAVLDLARDHRLPETTRRADRLSRDALTARPPAA; from the coding sequence ATGGAGGTTCGCGACCTGCACCCGTGGCCCGCCACCCCCGAGGCGGCGCTGGCGATCCAGGACCGGCTGCGCCCCCTCCTCGTCCTGGACGAGCCGGGCCCCGCGGAGCCGCGCACGGTCGCCGGGCTCGACGTCTCGTACGCGGGCGACGGCGGCGGCACCGGCGCGCGCCTGGCCGCCGCCGCGGTCGTCCTCGACGCCACGACCCTCGACGTCCTGGAGGAGTCGGTCGTCACGGGCACCGCCGCGTTCCCCTACGTCCCCGGCCTGTTCGCCTTCCGGGAGCTGCCCGCGCTCGTCGAGGCGCTGCGCGGGCTGGAGACCACGCCCGACCTGCTCGCCTGCGACGGGTACGGCGTCGCGCACCCCCGCCGGTTCGGGCTGGCCTGCCACCTCGGCGTCCTCACGGGGCTGCCGACGATCGGCGTCGCCAAGACGGGTTTCGTCGGCGCCTACGAGCCGCCCGGCGCCCGGCGCGGCGACGCGAGCCCGCTGACCGAAGGCGGCGAGGTGGTCGGGCGGGTCCTGCGCACCCAGGACGGCGTGAAGCCGGTGTTCGTGTCCGTGGGCCATCGCGCCGGGCTGGACGACGCGTGCCGCGCCGTCCTGGACCTCGCGCGCGACCACCGTCTGCCCGAGACCACGCGCCGCGCCGACCGCCTGTCCCGCGACGCGCTCACCGCCCGCCCTCCCGCCGCGTGA
- a CDS encoding amidase, with protein sequence MERGLAEQAEALAAGEVSAAELVAGALEVIGRRAPLGAFRVVREEAALAEAARADERLAAGERLPLLGVPVAIKDDTDLAGETTPFAVAGAHLPATRDAEPVRRLRAAGAVIVGKTTTCEAGLWPFSESPAFGAARNPWNPEYTPGGSSGGSAAAVAAGMVAAAVGSDGAGSIRIPAAWTGLVGIKPQRGRVSAYPRTDPFHGITVWGALARSVGDAALLLDVLAGSHPDDVHQIDPPARPFVEAVRREPRRLRVAVSYRTAFGVGSRLDPEIRVAVERIARRLTDLGHKVFPADPDYGPVALGLVPRATAGVADLLDAMPDPRPDARTLAEARIGRLAGRRLLPLARRLEPYLHRRAGRVFRFADVVLTPTTAQPPPRVGAFDGAGYRRTQAGAAAACPYAWPWNVLGWPAMSVPAGFTKSGLPIGAQLLGHDSDEATLISLAAQLEAVEGWVGRRPGGTAAALGDPRP encoded by the coding sequence GTGGAGCGGGGACTGGCGGAGCAGGCGGAGGCGCTGGCGGCGGGTGAGGTCTCGGCCGCGGAGCTGGTCGCCGGCGCGCTGGAGGTCATCGGGCGGCGGGCGCCGCTCGGGGCGTTCCGGGTCGTCCGGGAAGAGGCGGCCCTGGCCGAGGCGGCGCGGGCGGACGAGCGGCTGGCCGCGGGGGAACGGCTGCCGCTGCTCGGGGTGCCGGTCGCCATCAAGGACGACACCGACCTCGCGGGGGAGACGACGCCGTTCGCGGTGGCCGGGGCCCACCTGCCCGCCACGCGGGACGCGGAACCGGTGCGGAGGTTGCGGGCGGCGGGCGCGGTCATCGTGGGGAAGACGACGACGTGCGAGGCCGGGCTGTGGCCTTTCAGCGAGTCGCCGGCGTTCGGGGCGGCGCGCAATCCGTGGAACCCGGAGTACACGCCGGGGGGCTCGTCCGGCGGCTCGGCGGCCGCCGTGGCGGCGGGCATGGTCGCGGCGGCGGTGGGGTCGGACGGGGCGGGGTCGATCCGGATCCCGGCGGCGTGGACGGGGCTGGTCGGCATCAAGCCGCAGCGGGGCCGGGTCTCGGCCTATCCGCGGACCGATCCCTTCCACGGCATCACGGTGTGGGGGGCGCTCGCGCGGAGCGTCGGTGACGCCGCGCTCCTGCTGGACGTCCTCGCGGGGAGCCATCCGGACGACGTCCACCAGATCGACCCGCCCGCCCGCCCCTTCGTGGAGGCGGTCCGGAGGGAGCCGCGGAGGCTCCGTGTCGCAGTCTCGTACCGGACGGCGTTCGGCGTCGGTTCGAGGCTCGATCCGGAGATCCGCGTGGCGGTCGAGCGGATCGCGCGCAGGCTCACCGACCTGGGGCACAAGGTGTTCCCGGCCGATCCCGACTACGGGCCCGTGGCGCTCGGGCTGGTCCCGAGGGCGACGGCGGGCGTCGCCGATCTGCTCGACGCGATGCCGGACCCGCGGCCCGACGCCAGGACGCTGGCCGAGGCGAGGATCGGGCGGCTGGCGGGACGGCGGCTGCTTCCCCTGGCCCGGAGGCTGGAACCGTACCTGCACCGGAGGGCCGGGCGTGTCTTCCGGTTCGCGGACGTGGTGCTCACGCCCACGACCGCGCAGCCGCCCCCGAGGGTCGGCGCCTTCGACGGGGCCGGGTACCGGAGGACGCAGGCGGGCGCGGCTGCGGCCTGTCCGTACGCGTGGCCGTGGAACGTCCTCGGGTGGCCGGCCATGAGCGTGCCCGCGGGGTTCACGAAGAGCGGCCTGCCCATCGGCGCGCAGCTCCTGGGGCATGACTCCGACGAGGCCACCCTCATCTCGCTGGCCGCCCAGCTGGAGGCGGTCGAGGGGTGGGTGGGTAGACGGCCCGGGGGGACCGCGGCTGCGCTCGGTGACCCGCGCCCGTGA
- a CDS encoding TetR/AcrR family transcriptional regulator yields MRADARRNYERLVDTARAAFMEHGTGASLDDIAKRAGVGSGTLYRHFPTRDDLLHAVLRDQIDRLLTHAAELLAEAAPGTAPEETAPAAAPPAGAEVALGLWLRLYLAGSASPRGTSGAIIDAMSARWPGTGLGACAEAICEALGLLLDRAQRAGALRPDIDPRDLLRLTNAIGVAAERAPDPGEYADRMLTLLFDGLRTR; encoded by the coding sequence ATGAGAGCCGATGCCCGCCGCAACTACGAGCGACTCGTCGACACGGCCCGCGCGGCCTTCATGGAGCACGGCACCGGCGCGTCCCTCGACGACATCGCCAAGCGCGCCGGCGTCGGCTCCGGCACCCTCTACCGTCACTTCCCCACCCGCGACGACCTCCTGCACGCCGTCCTCCGCGACCAGATCGACCGCCTGCTCACCCACGCCGCCGAACTCCTGGCCGAGGCCGCGCCCGGCACGGCACCGGAGGAGACGGCCCCCGCGGCGGCGCCCCCGGCCGGGGCCGAGGTGGCGCTGGGGCTGTGGCTACGCCTCTACCTCGCGGGCTCGGCGAGCCCGCGCGGCACGTCCGGCGCGATCATCGACGCCATGTCGGCGCGCTGGCCCGGTACCGGCCTCGGCGCGTGCGCGGAGGCGATCTGCGAGGCGCTCGGGCTGCTGCTGGACCGGGCGCAGCGGGCGGGCGCCCTCAGGCCCGACATCGACCCGCGCGATCTCCTCCGCCTCACCAACGCCATCGGCGTCGCCGCCGAGCGCGCCCCCGATCCGGGCGAGTACGCCGACCGGATGCTCACCCTCCTCTTCGACGGCCTGCGGACGAGGTAG
- a CDS encoding Dabb family protein: protein MSGFRHVVMFMWAEGTTTGQQEEVAARLGELPGVIPEIRGYSLGADAGVNSSSYDFAVVADFADREGYLAYRDHPAHRAVIDHFITPIVASRAAIQYET, encoded by the coding sequence ATGAGTGGTTTCCGGCATGTGGTGATGTTCATGTGGGCCGAGGGGACGACGACCGGCCAGCAGGAGGAGGTCGCGGCCCGGCTCGGCGAGCTGCCCGGCGTCATCCCGGAGATCCGGGGGTACAGCCTTGGTGCGGACGCGGGCGTGAACTCCTCGTCCTACGACTTCGCGGTGGTCGCCGACTTCGCCGACCGGGAGGGCTACCTGGCCTATCGCGACCATCCGGCGCACCGCGCGGTGATCGACCACTTCATCACGCCGATCGTGGCCTCGCGTGCGGCGATCCAGTACGAGACGTAG
- a CDS encoding TetR/AcrR family transcriptional regulator, which yields MPRTADHDARRAQITDGLVRVAGRDGLHAVTMRSVAAEAGVSLRLVQYYFESKAHLMNAALERLERLSRERCAARLAALPEPSARAYAEALLDEALPTDPESRAFHQVWTAYAVLSMTDASLAAQPFVDGPRRLEDRLAEVLDGAIRPDADPGAEAARLLALAHGLGTSVLVGQRGPGQAADLLRYHLDELFGGARDTVAPARPGRPRA from the coding sequence GTGCCGAGAACCGCGGATCACGACGCGCGCCGCGCGCAGATCACCGACGGGCTGGTCAGGGTGGCCGGACGGGACGGGCTCCACGCCGTGACCATGCGGTCGGTGGCGGCCGAGGCCGGGGTGTCGCTGCGGCTCGTCCAGTACTACTTCGAGAGCAAGGCGCATCTGATGAACGCGGCGCTCGAACGGCTCGAACGGCTCAGCCGGGAGCGGTGTGCCGCGCGGCTGGCGGCCCTGCCGGAGCCGTCCGCGCGCGCCTACGCCGAGGCGCTGCTGGACGAGGCGCTGCCGACCGATCCGGAGAGCCGCGCGTTCCACCAGGTGTGGACGGCCTACGCCGTCCTGTCGATGACCGACGCCTCGCTCGCCGCCCAGCCGTTCGTCGACGGCCCGCGGCGCCTGGAGGACCGGCTGGCCGAGGTGCTGGACGGCGCGATCCGGCCGGACGCCGATCCGGGCGCCGAGGCCGCGCGGCTGCTCGCGCTCGCCCACGGGCTGGGCACGAGCGTCCTGGTGGGGCAGCGGGGCCCCGGCCAGGCCGCCGACCTGCTGCGCTATCACCTGGACGAGCTGTTCGGCGGCGCCCGGGATACCGTCGCGCCCGCCCGTCCCGGCCGTCCCCGCGCCTGA
- a CDS encoding response regulator: protein MIRVVLADDQSLVRAGFRMLLDSADGIEVVGEAEHGGEAVALARGLRPDVVLMDLRMPEIDGLTAIGRIAADPALAAVRVVVLTTYTEDEDVYRALRAGAAGFLVKDIEPADLLRAVRVVAAGESLLAPAVTRAVIEGFVARRPDPAPAAARDAAGPLRVLTGREREVVRLVGRGLSNEEIAGELAVSPLTAKTHVSRAMGKLGVRDRVRLVVLAYESGLVTPGSGRS from the coding sequence GTGATCCGTGTCGTGCTCGCCGACGACCAGTCGCTCGTCCGCGCGGGGTTCCGGATGCTGCTGGACTCCGCCGACGGCATCGAGGTGGTCGGCGAGGCCGAGCACGGCGGCGAGGCGGTGGCGCTGGCCCGCGGGCTGCGGCCGGACGTGGTGCTGATGGACCTGCGGATGCCCGAGATCGACGGGCTCACCGCGATCGGCCGGATCGCCGCGGACCCGGCGCTCGCCGCGGTGCGGGTGGTGGTGCTCACCACCTACACCGAGGACGAGGACGTCTACCGGGCGCTGCGCGCGGGCGCCGCCGGGTTCCTGGTGAAGGACATCGAGCCCGCCGACCTGCTGCGCGCCGTGCGCGTCGTCGCGGCCGGGGAGTCGCTGCTGGCGCCCGCGGTGACGCGCGCCGTCATCGAGGGGTTCGTCGCGCGGCGGCCGGACCCGGCGCCGGCGGCCGCGCGGGACGCCGCGGGGCCGCTCCGCGTGCTCACCGGACGGGAGCGCGAGGTGGTGCGGCTCGTCGGGCGGGGCCTGTCCAACGAGGAGATCGCCGGTGAGCTCGCGGTCAGCCCCCTCACCGCGAAGACGCACGTGAGCCGGGCCATGGGCAAGCTCGGCGTGCGTGACCGGGTCCGGCTGGTCGTGCTCGCGTACGAGTCGGGGCTGGTCACCCCCGGTTCCGGGCGCTCATGA
- a CDS encoding apolipoprotein A1/A4/E family protein produces MTSGAWSDSIPGIGTFFVGIDVAPGRYRCDDGKGGWWVRFTGPGGGDPVGSWPLPAGPTEIEISPTDFAFETHIGTYWRRIAPARDPRDGPAAEPRPVADPTLRAELDTLVARRRPLLWLAPLTVLGLGLIGSPLLGSLWLVGLGMLAVLVALGTPSVSLDLRRARELERRRDRYLTPEDFDGPARALLVRTQGAVDAVRDSEVNREGLLDTVDNSVTLPRQEWEIAQVLARQSRLRGEQEEMGEAAELPEVKAALRPLREKLDVSVEAVTRRVEALERYADRVRAADEALRAQRHLEALSEKAHEYDELLADTVRDDLAVPAIERLTEQSDTLVRTLRARLAQAAEAGDELPPAP; encoded by the coding sequence GTGACCAGTGGCGCGTGGAGCGATTCCATCCCCGGGATCGGTACGTTTTTCGTCGGCATCGACGTCGCCCCGGGCCGGTACCGGTGCGACGACGGCAAGGGCGGCTGGTGGGTCCGCTTCACCGGGCCCGGCGGCGGCGATCCGGTCGGCTCCTGGCCGCTGCCCGCCGGCCCCACCGAGATCGAGATCTCGCCCACCGACTTCGCGTTCGAGACGCACATCGGGACCTACTGGCGGCGGATCGCGCCCGCCCGCGACCCGCGGGACGGCCCCGCCGCGGAGCCCCGACCGGTCGCCGACCCGACGCTGCGCGCCGAACTCGACACGCTCGTGGCGCGGCGCCGGCCGCTGCTGTGGCTGGCGCCGCTCACCGTCCTCGGGCTCGGGCTCATCGGGTCACCGCTGCTCGGCTCCCTGTGGCTGGTCGGCCTCGGCATGCTCGCCGTCCTGGTCGCGCTCGGCACCCCGTCGGTCTCCCTGGACCTGCGCCGCGCCCGCGAGCTGGAACGGCGCCGCGACCGCTACCTCACGCCCGAGGACTTCGACGGCCCGGCCCGCGCGCTGCTCGTGCGCACGCAGGGAGCCGTCGACGCCGTCCGCGACTCGGAGGTCAACCGGGAGGGCCTGCTGGACACCGTCGACAATTCCGTCACGCTGCCGCGCCAGGAGTGGGAGATCGCGCAGGTGCTCGCCCGGCAGTCGAGGCTGCGCGGCGAGCAGGAGGAGATGGGCGAGGCGGCGGAGCTCCCCGAGGTGAAGGCGGCGCTGCGGCCGCTGCGCGAGAAGCTCGACGTCTCCGTCGAGGCGGTCACCCGGCGGGTCGAGGCGCTGGAGCGCTACGCCGACCGCGTCCGCGCGGCCGACGAGGCGCTGCGCGCCCAGCGGCACCTGGAGGCCCTGTCCGAGAAGGCCCACGAGTACGACGAGCTGCTCGCCGACACCGTCCGCGACGACCTCGCGGTCCCCGCGATCGAGCGCCTCACCGAGCAGTCCGACACCCTCGTCCGCACGCTCCGGGCCCGCCTGGCGCAGGCCGCCGAGGCGGGCGACGAGCTGCCGCCCGCCCCGTAG
- a CDS encoding TetR/AcrR family transcriptional regulator — MSARDQIVQATLRLIGEQGIGAVTNRAVAREAGVSLGSLTYHFPSQDDLLREALRAFVDDEIARITAHVAALADSGIGPDQAADQVERAVAGFAHGPEQVANLELHLHAARDPGIRDASTRSVAAYDRLAAAVLTDLGIPDADRHAPAVVAMLYGLAVRRLATGDTAATGTADAFRLLLLGALPRA; from the coding sequence ATGAGCGCCCGCGACCAGATCGTCCAGGCCACCCTCCGCCTCATCGGCGAGCAGGGCATCGGCGCCGTGACCAACCGCGCCGTGGCCCGCGAGGCCGGGGTCTCCCTCGGCTCGCTCACCTACCACTTCCCCAGCCAGGACGACCTGCTCCGCGAGGCCCTGCGCGCCTTCGTCGACGACGAGATCGCCCGCATCACCGCCCACGTGGCCGCCCTCGCCGACTCGGGCATCGGCCCCGACCAGGCCGCCGACCAGGTGGAGAGGGCCGTGGCGGGGTTCGCCCACGGCCCCGAGCAGGTCGCCAACCTCGAACTGCACCTGCACGCCGCCCGCGACCCCGGCATCCGCGACGCCTCGACCCGCTCCGTCGCCGCCTACGACCGCCTGGCCGCGGCCGTCCTGACGGACCTGGGCATCCCCGACGCCGACCGGCACGCCCCGGCCGTGGTCGCCATGCTCTACGGCCTCGCCGTCCGCCGGCTCGCCACCGGCGACACCGCCGCCACCGGCACCGCCGACGCGTTCCGCCTGCTCCTTCTGGGCGCGCTCCCCCGGGCGTGA
- a CDS encoding bifunctional lysylphosphatidylglycerol flippase/synthetase MprF — MRPAEAWRWERPVWPLALATAAVAALIAVPAAPSPHWLGRLSQLVTGRPLAPAHAAALALAFALVARAVLLRRRAAWYGLLALVTMGALAVLAGEDAPWRLPPLAAVLVVLWTRRERFTVRPHPERVRTAMRTGVALVVAATAASVLLGGVSVRSAGRDVATGLGATGAPIDGASWLPGALGVVGTAGLLVLVATLLAPDPAPPPGDDGERGRVARLVAHPGSDTLAPFALRRDKAYVFSPDGRAAIGYRVLFGIAVAGGDPVGDPASQPAAVGEFLARCRRTGWRPAALGAGAGMLPAWGRLRSFGYGDEVLVRPAGFTLSGRPMRNVRQAVRRTANAGVTAGIVAERDLAPGLRADLLDVACRSLGGAAERGFSMNLDELLTGHHPGTIVAVAYDAAGRPIAFQRYVTAGEGISLDAMRRVPGGPNGVNERLIVEMVAYAGEHGHGVVSLNFAAFRELLDSRDRGALERIGHRALHLLDPLIAVESLYLFDKKFRPSYRPRCVVFRSWSDIGRLAAALLTLEFGRTRARPARAAGQAAGEPARRFGAHPGG; from the coding sequence GTGCGACCAGCGGAAGCGTGGCGGTGGGAGCGGCCCGTCTGGCCGCTCGCACTCGCCACCGCGGCCGTCGCCGCGCTGATCGCCGTGCCGGCGGCGCCCTCCCCGCACTGGCTCGGCCGCCTGTCCCAGCTGGTCACGGGCCGCCCGCTCGCCCCGGCGCACGCCGCCGCGCTCGCCCTGGCCTTCGCGCTGGTGGCGCGCGCCGTCCTGCTGCGCCGCCGCGCGGCCTGGTACGGGCTGCTCGCGCTGGTGACCATGGGGGCGCTCGCCGTCCTCGCGGGCGAGGACGCGCCGTGGCGCCTTCCGCCGCTGGCCGCGGTCCTGGTGGTGCTGTGGACGCGGCGCGAGCGGTTCACGGTGCGCCCGCACCCCGAGCGCGTCCGGACGGCGATGCGCACGGGCGTGGCGCTGGTCGTCGCCGCGACGGCCGCCTCGGTGCTGCTCGGCGGCGTGTCGGTCCGGTCGGCCGGGCGGGACGTGGCGACCGGCCTCGGCGCCACCGGGGCGCCCATCGACGGCGCGTCCTGGCTGCCCGGCGCCCTCGGCGTCGTGGGCACGGCGGGGCTGCTCGTGCTGGTGGCGACGCTGCTCGCACCCGATCCGGCGCCGCCGCCCGGTGATGACGGCGAGCGCGGCCGGGTCGCGCGCCTCGTCGCGCACCCGGGCTCGGACACCCTCGCCCCGTTCGCGCTGCGCCGCGACAAGGCGTACGTGTTCAGCCCGGACGGGCGCGCCGCGATCGGCTACCGGGTGCTGTTCGGCATCGCGGTGGCGGGCGGGGACCCGGTCGGCGACCCGGCCTCGCAGCCGGCCGCCGTCGGCGAGTTCCTCGCGCGCTGCCGCCGGACGGGCTGGCGCCCGGCCGCGCTCGGCGCCGGCGCCGGGATGCTCCCCGCCTGGGGGCGGCTGCGCTCGTTCGGATACGGCGACGAGGTCCTCGTCCGGCCCGCCGGGTTCACGCTCTCGGGACGGCCGATGCGCAACGTCCGGCAGGCGGTCAGGCGCACCGCGAACGCCGGGGTCACGGCGGGGATCGTCGCCGAGCGCGACCTGGCGCCCGGGCTGCGCGCCGACCTGCTGGACGTGGCGTGCCGCTCGCTCGGCGGCGCGGCCGAACGCGGCTTCTCGATGAACCTGGACGAGCTGCTCACCGGCCACCATCCCGGCACGATCGTCGCGGTCGCCTACGACGCGGCCGGCCGTCCGATCGCCTTCCAGCGGTACGTGACCGCCGGGGAGGGCATCAGCCTGGACGCGATGCGCCGCGTCCCCGGCGGGCCCAACGGCGTCAACGAGCGGCTGATCGTCGAGATGGTCGCGTACGCGGGCGAGCACGGGCACGGCGTGGTCTCGCTGAACTTCGCCGCGTTCCGGGAGCTGCTGGACTCCCGCGACCGCGGCGCGCTGGAGCGGATCGGCCACCGGGCGCTCCACCTGCTCGACCCGCTGATCGCGGTGGAGTCGCTGTACCTGTTCGACAAGAAGTTCCGGCCGTCCTACCGGCCGCGCTGCGTCGTGTTCCGCTCCTGGTCCGACATCGGCCGGCTGGCCGCCGCGCTGCTCACGCTGGAGTTCGGACGGACCAGGGCGCGTCCCGCCCGCGCTGCCGGGCAGGCCGCGGGCGAGCCCGCCCGCCGCTTCGGCGCCCACCCGGGCGGCTGA
- a CDS encoding sensor histidine kinase, which yields MLLAEVVRSRRALAAETRERLRAAVEERDAEAARRVAEDRVRIARELHDTVAHSMATITVQAGSALHVLGDRDEEFRPALAAIRETSKQALREMRATLGVLRSGEDAGRHGPAGLDRLPVLLEAVRSSGVPVELHVTGPAGELGGAADHAAYRILQESLTNVLRHAGTDVRVRVRLAYTGDGLDLEVADDGDGPSNGDGGHGLTGMRERARALGGTLSAGAGPSGGFLVRARLPGGAGPAGAGPAGADPAGAAVGFAEVAGGAP from the coding sequence ATGCTGCTGGCGGAGGTGGTGCGCAGCCGCCGCGCGCTCGCCGCCGAGACGCGCGAGCGGCTGCGGGCCGCCGTGGAGGAGCGCGACGCGGAGGCCGCCCGGCGGGTGGCGGAGGACCGCGTCCGCATCGCGCGGGAGCTGCACGACACCGTCGCGCACAGCATGGCGACCATCACCGTGCAGGCCGGGAGCGCCCTGCACGTCCTCGGCGACCGGGACGAGGAGTTCCGCCCGGCGCTCGCCGCCATCCGGGAGACCAGCAAACAGGCGCTCAGGGAGATGCGCGCCACGCTCGGCGTGCTGCGGTCCGGCGAGGACGCGGGACGGCACGGGCCCGCGGGGCTGGACCGGCTCCCGGTCCTGCTGGAGGCCGTGCGGTCGTCGGGCGTCCCGGTCGAGCTGCACGTCACCGGCCCCGCGGGGGAGCTCGGCGGCGCCGCAGACCACGCCGCGTACCGGATCCTGCAGGAGTCTTTGACGAACGTCCTGCGGCACGCCGGGACGGACGTCCGGGTCCGCGTGCGCCTGGCCTACACCGGTGACGGCCTCGACCTGGAGGTCGCCGACGACGGCGACGGCCCGTCGAATGGGGACGGCGGGCACGGGCTCACCGGGATGCGCGAGCGGGCGCGCGCTCTGGGCGGCACGCTCAGCGCGGGCGCCGGTCCCTCCGGCGGCTTCCTCGTCCGCGCCCGCCTTCCGGGAGGCGCGGGTCCGGCCGGGGCGGGGCCCGCCGGGGCGGATCCGGCCGGGGCGGCCGTGGGCTTCGCGGAGGTGGCGGGCGGCGCGCCGTGA